A genomic region of Branchiostoma lanceolatum isolate klBraLanc5 chromosome 4, klBraLanc5.hap2, whole genome shotgun sequence contains the following coding sequences:
- the LOC136432226 gene encoding lanC-like protein 2, producing the protein MDDRCFPNPYGDYNAGSVQLLEPDGQLLASLAGRIRAALPGLLKQVEDGQRSESGHDYSVYTGSTGISLLYLHLAQVFKDDARDDFLKKALEWVQPGLKHLKRKRLTFLCGDAGPLTVGAVIYHRMGLQEARDGCLSKLQALSLDALNLRSDLPDEVLYGRAGYLYALMFVRKNISDHAVDEKLVDKVVQAIVSSGQVLSRQEKSSSPLKYMWHGKHYVGAAHGMAGIYCQLMQTPSAAAKAALPGLVKPSVDYLRKLQFPSGNYPSSLGNTSDKLVHWCHGAPGAIHMLMASYRAFQDGAYLDEAKLCADVIWQRGLLKKGYSICHGTAGNGYAFLSMYRLTNDKMYLYRAAKFAEWCLDYGKHGCRTPDRPFSLFEGLAGAVYFLADILNPESARFPAFEL; encoded by the coding sequence ATGGATGACCGATGCTTCCCCAACCCCTATGGTGACTACAATGCAGGGTCAGTACAGTTGTTAGAACCGGATGGTCAGCTCCTTGCCAGTCTGGCCGGCAGAATCCGTGCTGCCCTGCCCGGCCTGCTAAAACAGGTGGAGGACGGACAGAGATCAGAGTCTGGCCACGATTACTCTGTCTACACGGGCAGTACGGGGATCTCGCTCCTCTACCTGCACCTGGCACAGGTGTTCAAGGACGACGCCAGGGACGACTTTCTCAAGAAGGCCCTAGAGTGGGTCCAACCAGGACTGAAACACCTAAAGCGGAAGAGGCTGACGTTTCTGTGTGGAGACGCTGGTCCCCTGACAGTAGGTGCTGTGATCTACCACAGGATGGGGTTGCAAGAGGCCCGGGATGGCTGTCTGTCCAAGCTACAGGCCCTGAGTCTGGACGCGTTGAACCTGAGATCCGACCTGCCTGATGAGGTGCTGTACGGTAGAGCCGGCTACCTGTATGCGCTGATGTTTGTTCGTAAGAACATCAGTGATCATGCGGTGGACGAGAAGCTGGTGGATAAAGTAGTGCAGGCAATTGTGTCGTCTGGACAAGTCCTCTCCAGACAAGAGAAGTCCAGCAGTCCTCTGAAATACATGTGGCATGGTAAGCACTACGTGGGAGCGGCCCATGGTATGGCTGGTATCTATTGTCAGCTCATGCAGACGCCGTCGGCTGCAGCTAAGGCAGCCCTGCCCGGTCTGGTCAAGCCGAGTGTCGACTATCTGCGAAAGCTGCAGTTCCCATCAGGAAATTACCCCTCGTCTCTTGGGAACACGTCGGACAAGTTGGTGCACTGGTGTCACGGAGCGCCAGGAGCGATACACATGCTGATGGCTAGCTATCGGGCGTTCCAGGATGGGGCGTACCTGGACGAAGCCAAACTATGTGCCGACGTTATCTGGCAGCGCGGCCTGCTGAAGAAAGGTTACAGCATCTGCCACGGTACTGCCGGGAACGGCTACGCCTTCCTGTCCATGTACAGACTGACAAACGACAAGATGTACCTCTACAGAGCGGCCAAGTTTGCGGAGTGGTGCCTGGACTACGGGAAGCATGGATGCCGCACCCCCGACCGGCCGTTCTCACTGTTCGAGGGTCTGGCCGGAGCAGTCTACTTCTTGGCAGACATTCTAAATCCAGAGTCAGCACGATTCCCGGCATTCGAGCTGTAA